In Gimesia panareensis, the genomic window CTTCTGTTTCTTTCTCAGCCAGTTCTTCCCGTGAGTAATCAAAGCCTTCATAGAGAAAAGGCTGCGCTGCCACCCGCGCCATGAGGAAGGTCTTTTTCATGTAGTCGGAATCAAAATTGATTGGTTGCTCAAATGCTTTGTCTTCATCGTAGGGAATCTGAAAATCCTTGATAAACAGGACTGCCAGATTGAACGTCGAAACAATTCCGATTCCGAACAGGAGCATCCAGCGCCACGAGAGCAACGGATGCCGTCTGCGTGGTTGGGATCTGGTTGCCTTCTGTGGTTTCGACTTTGGTTCCGGCTTGATCTCAATCTCGGATTCGGAGGGGAGGATCAGCGGTTCCTGTTTCTGAGATGCCAGTTCCCGAGCCTGCATTTCACCAATTGCGCGCGTCTGAAAACGCTGGCGGAGATAAGAATGCAGGAAAACACGACGAAAAGCCTGATCGGCATTCTGGCTGTCTGTTTTAATCCACTGCTCCAGTTGCTGAGCTTCTTTTTCGGAAAGCTCTTCTCCATCCAGATAAGCGTCGATATTCTCGAGCGCAGTACTCTCTTTGTATTCGCTAAGATCCGACATTCGCTTCACCAGCGGCCCGCTTCTGAACACAATCCATTAACGTGGTGCGAATACGGGACAGAGTCACTCGCACAGAACCGGTCGATGTGCCCAGTTCGCCGGCAATCTGTTTGGGTTTTAAATCATCTGAATAGCGCAGGCCCAGTAGACGCCGTGAACGTTCCGTCAGCTGATCCAGACAGTACTCCAGCAGATCCCGTTCTTCCGTCATTAACTGTTGTACCCGGGAACAGGCATCCGCCAGTGCATCCATGGCTTCCCCCATGAACAGCACACGGTCTTTCCGCTTGCCGCGATAGAAATCGGCGATTTTGATTTTTGCAATCCACAGTGCCCAGGGTAAAAAGGGACGTGTGTTGTCATACTCGTCGTAACGAATTGCAATTTCTGCTGCGACTTCCTGCAGCAGGTCTTCCGCGTCACTGAACTGGGGAGTCGATGCCACGACGAAGGCCATCAGGGAA contains:
- a CDS encoding sigma-70 family RNA polymerase sigma factor; the protein is MDATQTTSLQTETARSRAELARNWVKVQPSLMAFVVASTPQFSDAEDLLQEVAAEIAIRYDEYDNTRPFLPWALWIAKIKIADFYRGKRKDRVLFMGEAMDALADACSRVQQLMTEERDLLEYCLDQLTERSRRLLGLRYSDDLKPKQIAGELGTSTGSVRVTLSRIRTTLMDCVQKRAAGEANVGS